From the Kitasatospora atroaurantiaca genome, the window AGGGCCATGACGGCGAGGTTGGCCAGGCTGTGTTTGACGTGTGCCCAGACCCACTCGACGGGGTTGAGGTCGGGCGAGTAGGCGGGCAGCAGGAACACCGTCAGCCAGTTCCGCTCGACGATCAAGTCGTGCATGGCGTGGGAGACGTGGGTGTTCAGGCGGTCCCAGACCAGCACGATCGGTGCCTTGACGAGCTGGTGGACGCCGTCGATCAGTGCGATGAAGTCGCGCTCGCCCATGCTGCGGCGCTTGCCTTGGCCCGCGGGGTGGGTGCGCAGGCGGTGGCACAGTCGGGTGCGGGAGCCGGGCCGCATGGCGATCAGCCCGGCCACGGACAGGCGTCCCGAGCGGCGGCCGCTGACGGTCACGACCGGGGTGCGGCCTCGCCGGCCCCAGGTGCGGCCTTTGGGCGGCCGGCGGGTGAAGCCTGCCTCGTCCTCGAAGCAGATGTAACCCCCGCAGGCCGCCCGCGCGCTTTTACCTCCGCCCAGGTCGCCTCCTTCCACGCGGTGACGGCCTGCTCGTCCCGCTCGGCGACCCGACGCCCGGGGACCTGCGGGCTGAAGCCGAGCCGGTGCATCAGCCTGGTCGTTCCGGAGACGCTGTAGGAGACGTGGAACTTCCTGCCGATCAGCGTGGCCACCCGCGCCGCGGTCCACACCTGGTCCTCCACCCAGCCGTGCGCGGCCGGCCCCTCCTCCAGGTACGCGGCCAGTTTCTCCAGGCACCGCGGGGACAAGCGGCACCTCGACCCGCCCGGGCCGCGAGAGGCCAGAGCCTGCACACCGCCGCCCCGCCACAACTCATGCCAGTGGTAGACCGACTTCCGGCTCACCCGCAGACGCCGTGCCACTTCCGACGGTTTGATCCTCTGCTCGAACAGCTCGGCCGCCTGCATCCGCACCGACTCCCGGCGCAGCCGTCCCTCAGCGGTCAGCCCGCCCCCATCCGCATACCTCACACACCATCAGATACAGCCACCAAGCCACGCCCATGAGGGGCTTCGGGACAGTTCACCCTGACGCGCCGAAGTCAGTAGTGCTGCACCCACTGGCGCGTGGCGAGGGACTCAGCGATGTACGCGTTGAGCGCCTGGCGGAGCTGCTCGGTCATCTCGCCGGCCTGGATCTGCCAGATGAACTCCTCCCCGCCGTGGACGGGCCAGCACTTTCGGCCAGCGGGGAGGGCAACAGCGGGGACGAACTCATACCGGCCGTTAGTGATCACCCGCCCCTCGCTGGGGTTCAGCCCGTCGGCGGCCTCGTCCTCATGCGTCAGAGTCTTGCCGATGATGTCCTTGTGGTACTCGCTGAGTTGCTCGCAGAGATCCTTGGAGATGTGGCGCTCGTGCAGCATGACGAGGAGCTCATCCCCTCGAGGGCGACCCCGGAGCAGTGTCCCGTCCCCCACGAACTCGGTCGGCACGGCCTGGAATCGGATGCGTCGTATGTCTGACATGGAATCCCTCCAGCGCGTGCGCCACGTCACGATTCGGCTGTACGTTCGAATACGTGAGCATGGCGCTGGGTTGATCATCGCCCCAGGCGGATCACTGAATATGCCACAGAGGCCCGACTTCAGCCAGTAGTTACTAGAATCTGACAGTTAGTCAGGGTTAGCCCCTATGCTCCGCCCTCGCCCCTTCGAACGACTGGCCGGGCTCCATCGATACGGCCGGCCAGCGAGCATCAGCGGCTATCCGCTCCCGCGGTTGGCCACCAGGGTTCATGCGGGCACTGACCTGGGAAGACTCCATGATCATCCGGGGGATATCCGGGAGATCAACTTCTGTGGGCGGCCCGTAGGCAGACCGAGCGAGACCGTAGGCAGACCGTAGGAACGACAAAGGCCCAGACCGGGGATCATCCCCTGACCTGGGCCTTTGCACGGAAACTAGCTGTTCAGATGGTGGGCGCAGACGGTTTCGAACCGCCGACATCTGCCTTGTAAGGGCAGCGCTCTACCGCTGAGCTATGCGCCCCCGTCGTGGCGCGCCGGAGAGCCCCGGCGGCGTACGACGAGAGCCAAGACTACCTGGTCCTGTGGGTGGTCCGCCGCAGGCTTTCGGGCGGTGGGGTGGGAGGGGTGCCGGGAGGGTGGGGAGATCGGCAAGAATGGGCGGTGGATCAGGCGTGCGGGAGCTGAGCAGGGAGCGTGGCGTGAGGGTGGCCGGCGGTGGCGGCGGGCGGGGCGGCTGGTGGCGGCGGAGCGACACCCTGCGGGCGGAGGCCAAGGCTGCCCGGGATGCCGCGCAGCAGGCGTTCTACGAGCTGGACTCCGCCCAGCGCGAGGTCCAGCTGGCGGTGGAGACCGTGCGGGCGGCCGAGGACGACCGGACCGCCCGTCAGGCGCTCACCGACTTCCAGCAGATCTCGGCCCGGGTCGACGAGGTGAGCGTCGGCTATCTGGCGGCCCTGGACGCGCATGACCTGGACGCCTTGGAGCTGGACGCCGGTACGGCCGGCAAGGCGCGGCAGCAGCTTGAGCAGGCGCAGCGGCAGCTGGCGGCCGCGCAGGCCGAGCTGAACGGTTTCCTCACCCGGCTGCAGCCGCTGCTGCAGCACGCGGAGGCGCAGCTGATCCGCGTCACCCCGGCCGTGGAGAAGGCGAAGCGCGCGCTGCTGGGCGCGACCACCGCGCTCGATGCCGTCCGGGCGGCCGGGCTGCAGGCGGACGACCTGGCGGCCCGCCTCGCCGAGCTTGCGCCCGAACTGACCCGGCTCAACGAGGGCGCGGGCCGCCACGGCGTCGCGGCGACGCTCAGGCGCGCCGAGGACGTGGCGCAGCGCGCGGACACGATCCGGACCCAGGCGGAGCAGCTCCCGGAGAAGGCGCGGGAGATCGACCGCCGGGTGGCCAGTCTGCGGACCAGGATCCAGGCCCTGGAGACGCGCGCCGGCACCGTCGAGCCCGCCCTCAGCGAGCTGCGCCGCCGGTTCAGCGCCGCCTGCTGGCAGGACCTGCAGCGGGTGCCGACTCAGACCGCCGAGGCCGTACGGGCCGCCCAGGAGAAGCTGACCGAGGCGGCGAAGGCCCGCGACGGGCAGCGCTGGCCGGATGCCACGGCCGCCATCGGCACCGTACGCGCGCTGCTGGAGACCGCCGACGGCTCGGTGGCCGCGGTGCACGAGCGGCTGCGGCAGCTGAACGAGGTCGAGCACGACCCCCACCGGGAGATCGAGCGGACCCGCTTCGCACTGCGCGACGCCCAGCGGCTGGCGATGGCCGGACGGCAGGCTCCGGACCCCCGGCATGCCGCGCCGTTGGACGCCGCGGTGGGCCGGCTGGACCGGGCGGTCGCCTCGCTGGAGGAGGCGGGCCGCCACCCCGACTACTGGCACTTCCTCACCGAGCTGGCGGCGGTCCGCGAGACCGCGGCACAGGTGGTGGCGATGATCCGCGGGACCCACTGACGCCACCCGCCGGCGCCCCCAGGGCCGACCCGAGCATGTGACCCGCATTACATTACTGGCGAGTAACTACCTTGCTAGAGTCCTCTCATGGCACGTAAGCGCACCATGAGCGCCTCCACCTTCCGGCGCGGGATCAACTTCTGGCCGCCGTTCCTGTTCGCGGGCATCCGCGTCCTGGCCGTCTCCGACGACTTCCGCTCGGCAAAGGTGCGGCTGCGCCTCGGCCGCCTCAACCGCAACTACGTGGGGACCCACTTCGGCGGCTCGATCTTCGCGATGACCGACCCGTTCTGGATGCTGCTGGTCATGCAGAACCTCGGCCGCGGCTACGTCGTCTGGGACGCGGCAGCCGAGATCGAGTTCGTCTCACCGGGCCGCGGCGACATCTTCGCGGAGTTCGTCCTGACCGACGACCGGCTCGCCGAGATCCGCGAGCTGACCCAGGAGGGCAAGAAGGCGCTGATCTGGTTCGACACCGAGGTGCTGGCGGCGGACGGCTCCGTGGTCGCCCGGGTGCGCAAGCAGGTGTACGTGCGGGAGAAGCGGCCGGCTCAGCCTGCCACCTGATCCTGCCGTCCGGGCCGTCCGCTCGGTACGCTGCGGGTATGCCACGCTACGACTTCCGCTGCCGCTCCTGCGGCGCCACCTTCGAGCTCCGCCGCGCCATGGCGCAGGCCAACGACCCGGCCGTCTGCCCCGAGGGGCACTCCGACACGGTCAAGCTGCTCTCCACCGTCGCCGTGACGGGCGGCGCCTCCGCAGCGGCCGCCCCGCGGCCCGCCGCGGGAGGCGGCGGAGGGTGCTGCGGGGGCGGCTGCTGCGGCTGAGGCGTCCGCCAGGTCGGTGGCCAACCCCAGGGGCGCGGGGACCTGCGCGACGCGGAAGACAATAGGCCGTAGCCTTCCGCGTCGCGCAGTTCCCCGCGCCCCTGGGGTACCCGAGCCTGATCGGAGCCTCTAGCTCCGGAGGGCGGGGACCCCGGCCCGGACCCGCTCCAGGATCTGACGGACGATCTCCTCCCCCGCCGCGACCCCGACCTGGGTGAGCGCGGTGACCCCGGGCCCGTTCCAGTCGGTGTCCGCGAGCTCCCCGTGGCCGGGGCGCCAGCCGTGGTCGGCGGCGAGCAGCAGCTCGGCGTCGAGGAGCGAGTCCCCCGCCGAGAACACCGTCGCCGCGCCCGTCCGGCGCTCGACCTCGGCGAGGGCCGCGCTCTTGCTGAGCGGGGCGGGCACCGCGTACACCTTGCGGCCCTGCAGCGAGACCGTCCAGCCGCGCTCGGCGCACCAGCCGGTGAGCTCCTCGATCCAGCCCTCGGGCAGCTCGGCGCGCTCCACCACCAGGTAGGCGAAGAGGCTGTCGGCGACGCGGCGCTTGTGGGTCCACTCCGGGTCCGCGGTGATCGCCAGGTGCTCGACCACCTCGTCCAGCGGCACGCTGCCGGCCGTCAGGCGGGACCGCACCTCGGCCTGCCAGTCCCGGTCGGGCACGCCGTCCACCAGCAGCTGGCCGCCGTTGGCGCAGATCGCGTACCGGGGTATCCAACCGGCCGTCGGGCCGGGCAGGTTGACCCGCTCGTACTGCGATCTGGTCCGGGTGGTGGCGGGCACGAAGACCGCCGACTCGACCAGCTCGACGAGGAGTTCGGCGGCCTGCTCGGTCATGAAGGAGAGCGCCTTGCCGTCGTGCACCTCGACCGAGAGCAGCCGGGGCGCCAGCCGGTCGGGGACGTCCAGGGCGAGTGCCCGGTTGGAGTAGATCAGCGTGCGGTCGAGGTCGCTGGCGACCAGGAACTGACCTGTCATCAGTTGTCCTCCACCTTCACTGCGGTGCCGTCGGCGCCCGTTGCGCCACGGCTGTAACGGGGGTGGATCAGGCCCACGCAGGAGTACGGCAGATCGTCCACCTCCTCGACGGGGACCCCGCGCTGGGCCGCGAGCAGCCGGACGTGGTCCAGGTCGGCCCCCGCGCCGCGTCGGGCCAGCACGCGCCAGGGGACGCGGCGGAGCATCACCCGGGTCGTCTCGCCGACACCCGGCTTGACCAGGTTGACGCTGTCGATGCCGTACTCGGCGCTGATCCGCTCCACCGCGGCCCAGCCGGCCCAGTCCGGGGTGCGGTCCTGGGCGACGAGCGCGGCAGCGGCGGCCAGCGCCTCCTCCCGGACGGCCTCGAACTGGCCGGCGACGGCCGAGACGAAGGCGTCGGAGACATCGGCCCCGGCCAGCTCGCGGTAGAACTTGGCGCCGTGGAAGTCGTCCGGGCCGATCAGGTCGGCCCGCAGCACCGTCCGCGAAATCAGGCCGGAGACCGTGGAGTTGAGGCAGGCGGAGGGGATCAGGAAGTCGTCCCGGGTGCCGTAGGTGCGCACGCAGCCGCCCGGGTCGGCGAGCACCGCGAGCTCGGGGTTGAACGGCGTACCGGCCAGCGCCTCGGCCAGCTCGCGGGTGATCGCGCCCTTGCCCGTCCAGCCGTCCACGAAGACCACCTGGGCCGGGTCGTGGTGGGCGGCCAGGTGGCGCAGCGCGACCGGGTCGATGCCCCGGCCCCGGATGATCGAGACCGCGTAGTGCGGGGTGTCGACGCCGTACGCGAAGGCGAACCAGCGGCGGATCAGGATGCCGACCGGCGTTCCGGCCCGCGCCAGCGAGGCGAGCACCAGCTCACCGCCGTCCCCGAGGCGCTCGAGCCGCAGCGTCTCCGCGACCGTGCCGACGGCCAGTGCGATCCGCCGGGCGGAGGCGGTCAGCGCCTGCTGGAACAGCTCCTGGTACTCGGGGCTCGGCTGGTACTCGACCGGCAGCGACTCGGCGTAGTGGGCGCCGCCGGACTGGACGGCCTCCTCGCGCTCCTCGGTCGGGGCCTCCAGCTCGACGCCGGAGAGGTCGGTGAGCAGCCAGGTGACGTCGTCCGCACGGTAGGAGGAGAAGTCGGGGCCGTGCAGTGGGCGCGGTGTCGTCGCAGTGCTGGGCTTCGTGGTCATGATCGCCTTCGGTGGGGTGCAGCCAATGGTCGAACGGGCAGGCGTCAGCGAGGGAAACGTGGTCGGTACGAGGGGAGGACGGCAAGCACCACCTGGTCGGTGACCCGGCGCAGCTGCTGGAGCAGTGCCTGCTCGCCCTCATGGAGGGACGGGGTGTCCCCGAGAGCGTCGACCACCAGGACGACGGCGTCGAAGCGGCGGGCGGGGTCGGCCCCGGGTGCCACGTTGTAGGCGAAGCGGTCGGTCGAGCCGTCGGCCGGGTCGTCGTGCGCCGGGAAGGCCAGCCGGGTGCGGATCGCGTAGCCGGGGTGGTCGACCGCCAGCACGGGCGAGCGCGTGGTGGTGGAGAAGCGGACCCGGTCCTCACCCAGCACCTCGGCCAGCGCACCGGCGAGCCGCAGCGGGGCGTACATCAGCTCCTCGAAGCCGAGCACCAGCACCCGGCGGCGGCCGGACAGCAGCTCGGCCAGCTCCGCGGCCTGCTCGGGAAGTGCCGCTTCGAGCCGGGCCCGGTGGTCGGCGGTGAAGCCGTGCCGGCCGCCGTCGGGCAGGCCGTCGGGCCAAGCCGCCCCGGTACGCGCCACGGGCGCGAGCGGGCCGTCGGGCAGTGCGGGCGCGGGCTCGGCGGCCGCGATCAGTTCCTGGGCCTGGGCCAGTACGTCGGCGGGCAGCTCGACTCCGCCGACGGCGGTGGCTATCAGGTCCACCCGGGCGCCGAGTTCGGCGGCCGCCTTGGCCAGCCGCTCCCGGTCTGCGTCGGTGCGCAGGTCGACCAGCGCGACCACCACGTAGTGCGGGCGCGGGTGGTCGGCGTGCAGGGCGCGGATGGTGTTGAGCACGGTGGTGCCGGTGGAGAACTCGTCGTCGACCAGCACCAGCGGCCCGTCGCCCGCCAGGAACTCCGGGTCCTCGGGGAGCAGCAGGTGCGAGGTGGCGTGCGAGTGCTCCTCCTCGAAGCCGCCGACCGGGGAGACCCCGTCGACCGGCCGGCGGGTGGAGTGCAGGTAGGGCGCGCCGAGGCCGTCGGCGACGCTGTGGCCGAGCGCAGTGGCCGTCTCCGCGTAACCGAGGACGACCGCCCGGTCGGCGTCCGCCGCGCCGAGCAGCTCGCGGACCCGGCGGCCGAGCTCCAGCCCGGCGCCGTGCACCACCACCGGGAGCTGCGGTATGTGCTTGCCGAGCACGTGGGAGACGAGCAGATGGGCGCGCTTCTTGTTCTCGCGCAGCGCGAGTCCGATCAGCTCCGGCAGCTCGGGTGAGCCGGTGAGCCGTATCCCGAGCCGGTCGGTGACCCACTGGCCGGTCCAGGGCGCCGGTACCGGCGCCCGGTCGGCTGTCGGTTCAGCGTGCTGAGCTGTCAAGATTCCTGCTTTCGGTGGTGCGACTGGTGCGGCAGCCGGTGCGGCTGGTGCGGCACTACATCATCCTCGAACGACCGTACGGGACCGCCGCAGCTCACCCGCACAGGCAGGCGCCCAGCAGCTCGGCGAAGCTGACCTCCTCGCGCGCGACGCCGAACACCTCGGCCCGCAGCAGTACGCGCTCCGCCCAGGCCCGGTGCGGCTTGGCCTCGTTCATCTTGTTCGTGTACGCGGAGCGCAGCACCCCGCCGCCGCCCTGGTGCTGGTTCAGGATGTCGCGGGCGTCGGAGTACTCCTCGTGCGTGACCACCGAGAGGGCGTGCACGGCCGGGACGTGGCTGGGGTGGATGCAGGTCTTGCCGAGCAGCCCGTTGGCGCGGTCGAGTTCGATCTCGCGGATCAGCCCGTCGAGGTCGTGCTCGATGATCCTCCGGCGGACGCCCTCGGCCGGCGGGTGCGCCTCGATGAAGGGGGTACGGCGGAGCTGGGGCTTGAACATCCGCTCCTGGACGGGGAAGTACTCCCAGACCGGCCCGGTGACGGTGTATCCGCTGCCGTCGGCCCGGCCGAGCACGTTCACCACGTCACCGATGACACCCGCGACCAGCGCCACGTCGTACGCGGTCAGGTCGGGCGAACGGCGCAGTCCGTACGCGGAGCACAGGTCGGTGACGCCCAGTCGGACGGCCAGGATCCGCTCGCGGTACTTCTCCAGCAGGCGGGAGATGCCGAAGAGCTGCTCCCGGCGGGTCTCCAGGTGGGCGAGTTCGGGGGACTCCAGCACCGGCATCGCGAACAGCCGCTGCCCGCAGGCGGCCTCGGCGTCGGTGAGCGCCTCCAGGAAGGAACCGCCGCTCTCCTCGGTGAACTTGGGGACGACGAAGCCGGTGAGCAGACGGACGGCGGGCCCGAGCCGCCGGGTGAGGTCGGTGATCTGCCCGGGGGTCCGGACCCGGATGAAGAGCAGCGGGATGCCCTCCGTGCCGGACCCCGCGTTCAGCTCGGTGAGCTGCGCGACCAGGTTGGCCTCGCCGCCCGGCACCTCGTGGTCGGCTATCGCGTCCTCCAGGCAGAGGACCATCGAGACGACGCCGCGCGCGGCCTGCTTCCGGATGTCCGCCTGCAGGGTGGTCCTGGTGGCGGGGCTGTAGAGGGTCGCGCCGAGGGCGGTGGAGAGCACGGCCGCCTCGCTGTTCCGGTCGAAGGCGGCGGGCTGTTCAAGGAAGAGCCGGCCGCGTACGTCGTCGGCAAGGTGGCCGAAGTGGCGCAAGATGCTCTCCCTTGGGTCGGTGCGGAGTCGGCGGTTTCTGACATCTGGATAGACGGACCAACCGGCCCGAAGGTTCGCGGAATACGGGGACGGCCGGTGAGAGAGGTCGAACGGCAAGGTGGCCGCGACTCCCCCCGGGTCGCGTCGCACGCCGGTTCGCCGAGGGAGGCGGATTCTCTGAGCCGTTGGCCGCCCATCGTACGGTCGGATCCGGCCAGGCAAAGCCCTGAAACATCGAATTCTCGGAAGGTTACCGCCCGTGTCACACAACCGTGCGCGGGGTCCGGCAGCAGTCCTTTCCCACCCCGCGCAGTGGCCGCGACCACCCGCATTGTCCGAAGCGGTGGCGAACGGGCAGGATGATGCACTATGACGCACGTGATGGCCAAAGGCGCCAACATCTCGCTGACGGCCGCCGCCGTGCGCGCCGTGCTGCGCTGGAGCGCGGCTCCGGGCTCACCGGACGTGGACGCCTCGGCGCTGCTCGTCGGCGCCGACGGCAAGGTCCGTTCGGATGCCGACTTCGTCTTCTACAACCAGCCGCGTCACCCCTCGGGGGTCGTCCGCCATCTGCCCAAGCAGCGGACGCCGGACGGCGGCCTGGTCTCCGACGCGGTCGAGGTGGACCTCGCCAAGCTGCCGCCCGAGGTCGACCGGGTCGTGGTGGCCGGTTCGGCGGAGGGTGGTTCGTTCCCGGCCGTCACCGATCTGCGCGTGCTGCTCCACGACGTCGGCGCGGCCGAAGGGGCGGAGGCGATCGCCGAGTTCACCGTCACGGACACCGGCGACGTCAGCGCCCTGGTCGCCGCGGAGCTGTACCGCAGGGGCGGGGTCTGGAAGTTCCGCGCGGTCGGCCAGGGCTACGCCAGCGGTCTGGTCGGGCTGGCCACCGACTTCGGCATCACCGTGGAGGACGAGGCCGCCACCGCACCGGAGCGCTCCGAGCCCGCGGCCGAAGCCCAGGCCGAGCCCGCACCGGCCGCACCAGCCCGGCCCGACCCGCGCGAGGAGCCGGGCACGTACACCCTGGCGCCCGCCGTCCCGATGCCCACGACGCCGCCCCCGCCGCCGCCGACCGCCCCGCCGGTGCCCGCGCAGCCCCAGGCCCAGCCTGGGTACGGCTACCCCCAGGCCCCGCAGGCCCCGCAACCCACCTACGGCTACCCGCAGCCGCAGCCGACCGGGTACGGCTACCCGCAGGCGCCGCAGCCGCAGGGCTACGGCTACCCGCCCCAGCAGCAGTACCCGACGGGCTACGGCTACCCGCAGCAGCCCGCCCAGCCCCCCGTGGCGCCCCCGCCGCCGGCCCGGCCCCCGCAGCAGCCGCAGCCCGAGCAGACGCCCTTCGCGCTGCCCCCGCAGGGCCCGCAGTTCCAGCCCCGCTGAGAGGCTCCGCCGGTAGGTAGGGCCCACCACAGGGGCGCGGGGAACTGCGCGAGACCGGAAGGCAACGGCTTGCAGCCTCCCGCTTCGCGCAGTTCCCCGCGCCCCTGGGATGCCCAATCACGCGCCTTGCGCCCCGGCGGAGCCTCCGCTAGTCGCCGGAGCCCGGCCCGGCCGGCGTCTTGTAGCCGCGCTGCCACTGCATCCCGAAGCCGTACAGCCGGTCCAGGTCCGACTGGAACCCGTGTACGTACCGCACCTCGCGACGCACCGTCAGCTGCCCGTCCCCGGTGTTCTCGATCAGCACCACCGCACACGAACGGGCCGCCGCCGCCCGCTCGTCCAGCCGGATCTCGATCCGCGGGCCGCTCTGCGGCACGATGGTGACCGTCGCGTGGGTCCGGTCGAAGGCGGGCGTGTCGTCGTAGATGTACACGAAGATCAGCAGCCGCTTGAACTGGTCCTTCTTCTCCAGGTTGATGTACATCGTCTCGCCGGAGGGCGCTCCGTACACGTCGTCACCGCTGAG encodes:
- a CDS encoding TerD family protein; amino-acid sequence: MTHVMAKGANISLTAAAVRAVLRWSAAPGSPDVDASALLVGADGKVRSDADFVFYNQPRHPSGVVRHLPKQRTPDGGLVSDAVEVDLAKLPPEVDRVVVAGSAEGGSFPAVTDLRVLLHDVGAAEGAEAIAEFTVTDTGDVSALVAAELYRRGGVWKFRAVGQGYASGLVGLATDFGITVEDEAATAPERSEPAAEAQAEPAPAAPARPDPREEPGTYTLAPAVPMPTTPPPPPPTAPPVPAQPQAQPGYGYPQAPQAPQPTYGYPQPQPTGYGYPQAPQPQGYGYPPQQQYPTGYGYPQQPAQPPVAPPPPARPPQQPQPEQTPFALPPQGPQFQPR
- a CDS encoding HAD family hydrolase is translated as MTGQFLVASDLDRTLIYSNRALALDVPDRLAPRLLSVEVHDGKALSFMTEQAAELLVELVESAVFVPATTRTRSQYERVNLPGPTAGWIPRYAICANGGQLLVDGVPDRDWQAEVRSRLTAGSVPLDEVVEHLAITADPEWTHKRRVADSLFAYLVVERAELPEGWIEELTGWCAERGWTVSLQGRKVYAVPAPLSKSAALAEVERRTGAATVFSAGDSLLDAELLLAADHGWRPGHGELADTDWNGPGVTALTQVGVAAGEEIVRQILERVRAGVPALRS
- a CDS encoding DUF4442 domain-containing protein — encoded protein: MARKRTMSASTFRRGINFWPPFLFAGIRVLAVSDDFRSAKVRLRLGRLNRNYVGTHFGGSIFAMTDPFWMLLVMQNLGRGYVVWDAAAEIEFVSPGRGDIFAEFVLTDDRLAEIRELTQEGKKALIWFDTEVLAADGSVVARVRKQVYVREKRPAQPAT
- a CDS encoding TerD family protein, with protein sequence MVSVWEFLRGERNTVDSGGQHKITLTKSQPQHAITGHAATTGYLYVNLHWTTRTAEQSGRGSLRRLLDPRILRPMEPDSYQRPQLNVDLDLACMYELTDGTRGVVQPLGKYFGDLQRPPYIKLSGDDVYGAPSGETMYINLEKKDQFKRLLIFVYIYDDTPAFDRTHATVTIVPQSGPRIEIRLDERAAAARSCAVVLIENTGDGQLTVRREVRYVHGFQSDLDRLYGFGMQWQRGYKTPAGPGSGD
- a CDS encoding HpcH/HpaI aldolase/citrate lyase family protein → MRHFGHLADDVRGRLFLEQPAAFDRNSEAAVLSTALGATLYSPATRTTLQADIRKQAARGVVSMVLCLEDAIADHEVPGGEANLVAQLTELNAGSGTEGIPLLFIRVRTPGQITDLTRRLGPAVRLLTGFVVPKFTEESGGSFLEALTDAEAACGQRLFAMPVLESPELAHLETRREQLFGISRLLEKYRERILAVRLGVTDLCSAYGLRRSPDLTAYDVALVAGVIGDVVNVLGRADGSGYTVTGPVWEYFPVQERMFKPQLRRTPFIEAHPPAEGVRRRIIEHDLDGLIREIELDRANGLLGKTCIHPSHVPAVHALSVVTHEEYSDARDILNQHQGGGGVLRSAYTNKMNEAKPHRAWAERVLLRAEVFGVAREEVSFAELLGACLCG
- a CDS encoding FmdB family zinc ribbon protein, encoding MPRYDFRCRSCGATFELRRAMAQANDPAVCPEGHSDTVKLLSTVAVTGGASAAAAPRPAAGGGGGCCGGGCCG
- a CDS encoding IS630 family transposase (programmed frameshift) gives rise to the protein MRYADGGGLTAEGRLRRESVRMQAAELFEQRIKPSEVARRLRVSRKSVYHWHELWRGGGVQALASRGPGGSRCRLSPRCLEKLAAYLEEGPAAHGWVEDQVWTAARVATLIGRKFHVSYSVSGTTRLMHRLGFSPQVPGRRVAERDEQAVTAWKEATWAEVKARGRPGGGYICFEDEAGFTRRPPKGRTWGRRGRTPVVTVSGRRSGRLSVAGLIAMRPGSRTRLCHRLRTHPAGQGKRRSMGERDFIALIDGVHQLVKAPIVLVWDRLNTHVSHAMHDLIVERNWLTVFLLPAYSPDLNPVEWVWAHVKHSLANLAVMALDRLEALVRNRLKRLQYRPETLDGFIAGTGLTLDTPTSP